In the genome of Leptotrichia sp. HSP-536, the window GTTTTACATATTTTACAAATGAAATTAATAGTCTTTTATTTAATAACAGTTTTTACTATTTTTATTATGTTTTTTCTTTATTTATTTTCGCAGACTTCTTCATTGCCGCAAATCCTGTACCTATGGCTAGACTACGATTTTTATTTTCGCAACTCCGAAACTCCTCCTTGCAGTCATCAAACAGTTGTAGTTAAACGAATAAAAGCTCTGTCGGTTTATAAATTTATTTTGTTAAAAGAAAAATAATTATTAAACAAAATGATCTTAGGACATTCCAGCACAAACATCACTCTAAATTTATACGTTCATTCTCAAACTGAACACAAACGTAAATGCCTTGATTTAATTTATCAAAATCTAAAAAACAAATAACCTAAAACCTCCTTTTCCAATGTTGTAAGATAAGAAATGGGTATTTTTTGCTGTTTGCAAACTATTTTTATTTATAGAAGCGGACAACTTCTTAATAAAGTTAAATTTAATATAAATAGTAATTTTTTATTTTTTCAATATATAGGAAATTTGAATAAAGTGTGGTATTATTTAGTAGTAATAATTATAGCAAATTACTGATAAATTAAAAAAATATTATTTAATTTTTAACAAAAGATAGCAAGAAGTCTCCGGCTTCTACAAGCGGGAGATGAATTGATTTTTTTTTGTAAAAAAAAATTGAAAAAAGGATATATTTATGATATAATTTATTCAGTGAAATAATATATAATTATGTAATAATAATGTCATATAATAGTAATTATCATTCAGTATTTGATATAAATTATCATATGATTTTTTGTATAAAATATCGAAGAGAAGTCATTAATGATGAAATTTCTAATAGATTGAAAGAGATTTTTGAAAAAATATGTCCGAAGTATAACATTGTTCTTAAAGAATGGGAACATGATGCTGATCATATTCATATGTTGATTAATGCTATGCCTAATACTGAACTTTCTAAGTTTGTAAATACTTACAGAAGTGCTTCCAGCAGGTTGATAAAAAAAGAATTTCCTGAAATAAGGGGAAGATTGTGGAAAGAATATTTTTGGAGTAGAAGTTACTTAGCTGTAAGTGTTGGAGGTGCACCGTCAGAGATAATTAAAAAATATATTCAGAATCAAAAGGAGGTGTAATTTCATGAAATATAATTTAGCATTCAAATACAGAATTTATCCAAATAAGGAGCAAGAATTACTGATAAACAAGACTTTTGGATGTGTTCGTTCTGTCTACAATACGATTTTGTATGCTGCAAATAAATTTTATGAAGAAACTGGAAAAAATAAAATAATTACACCTGCCAGTTTGAAGAGTGAAAATCAATTTTTGAAAGAAGTGGACAGTCTGGCACTTTCAAATGCTCAATTGAATGTAAGACGATCGTTTACGAATTTCTTTCAG includes:
- the tnpA gene encoding IS200/IS605 family transposase, producing the protein MSYNSNYHSVFDINYHMIFCIKYRREVINDEISNRLKEIFEKICPKYNIVLKEWEHDADHIHMLINAMPNTELSKFVNTYRSASSRLIKKEFPEIRGRLWKEYFWSRSYLAVSVGGAPSEIIKKYIQNQKEV